A single window of Colletes latitarsis isolate SP2378_abdomen chromosome 6, iyColLati1, whole genome shotgun sequence DNA harbors:
- the Rchy1 gene encoding ring finger and CHY zinc finger domain containing 1 isoform X3, whose protein sequence is MFAPWSTPRTPCCNKVYTCRFCHDKRETHTVNRKEVTELICVLCDTRQPVQATCQNCHCRFGKYTCLECNLFDDEDKNQYHCDGCGICRVGGRDRFFHCAKCNMCLPIQLQNGHTCVENVSHANCPVCLEDIHTSRIPCHIPNCGHLLHRTCFEELLHSGHYACPICQVSLLDMTDLWRFLDMEVSLTPMPEEYRDYKVEILCKDCHEESTVKFHVVGLKCLNCGSYNTCRVKGSPSPADEGRRREIATPDSEY, encoded by the exons ATGTTTGCGCCGTGGAGCACGCCGAGG ACGCCCTGCTGCAACAAGGTATACACGTGTCGGTTCTGCCACGACAAGCGGGAGACGCACACGGTCAACAGGAAAGAAGTCACGGAACTGATATGCGTCTTGTGCGACACTCGTCAGCCGGTGCAAGCCACCTGCCAAAACTGTCACTGTCGATTCGGCAAATACACGTGCCTCGAATGCAATCTGTTCGACGACGAGGACAAGAATCAATACCATTGCGACGGCTGCGGGATATGCAGGGTCGGCGGTCGCGACCGATTTTTCCACTGTGCCAAGTGCAACATGTGTTTGCCGATTCAGTTACAAAATGGACACACG tgtgtggaAAATGTGTCGCACGCAAATTGCCCAGTCTGCCTGGAAGATATTCACACGAGCCGTATACCCTGTCACATTCCAAACTGCGGTCATTTACTGCATCGCACGTGTTTCGAGGAATTGTTACACTCAGGACATTATGCTTGCCCCATTTGTCAAGTATCGCTTCTAGATATGACTGACTTATGGCGATTTTTAGACATGGAAGTGTCGTTGACACCGATGCCAGAAGAGTACAGAGATTACAAAGTCGAGATTCTGTGCAAAGACTGTCACGAA GAATCGACGGTAAAATTTCACGTTGTAGGATTGAAGTGTttaaattgtgggagttataacaCTTGCAGGGTCAAAGGCTCCCCTTCACCGG CAGACGAAGGGAGACGAAGAGAAATCGCCACGCCAGACTCCGAGTATTAA
- the Rchy1 gene encoding ring finger and CHY zinc finger domain containing 1 isoform X2: MGKRRRRRRKRQEFKVQDDMENDEARSVAERASTSKEESSAPGTANDNYGCEHYKRKSKFVTPCCNKVYTCRFCHDKRETHTVNRKEVTELICVLCDTRQPVQATCQNCHCRFGKYTCLECNLFDDEDKNQYHCDGCGICRVGGRDRFFHCAKCNMCLPIQLQNGHTCVENVSHANCPVCLEDIHTSRIPCHIPNCGHLLHRTCFEELLHSGHYACPICQVSLLDMTDLWRFLDMEVSLTPMPEEYRDYKVEILCKDCHEESTVKFHVVGLKCLNCGSYNTCRVKGSPSPDEGRRREIATPDSEY; this comes from the exons ATGGGAAAAAGGAGGCGGCGGCGGAGAAAGAGGCAGGAATTTAAGGTACAAGACGACATGGAGAACGACGAAGCGCGATCCGTCGCCGAACGTGCGTCGACGTCCAAGGAGGAATCGTCCGCCCCCGGCACCGCCAACGACAATTACGGCTGCGAGCACTACAAGCGAAAGTCGAAGTTCGTG ACGCCCTGCTGCAACAAGGTATACACGTGTCGGTTCTGCCACGACAAGCGGGAGACGCACACGGTCAACAGGAAAGAAGTCACGGAACTGATATGCGTCTTGTGCGACACTCGTCAGCCGGTGCAAGCCACCTGCCAAAACTGTCACTGTCGATTCGGCAAATACACGTGCCTCGAATGCAATCTGTTCGACGACGAGGACAAGAATCAATACCATTGCGACGGCTGCGGGATATGCAGGGTCGGCGGTCGCGACCGATTTTTCCACTGTGCCAAGTGCAACATGTGTTTGCCGATTCAGTTACAAAATGGACACACG tgtgtggaAAATGTGTCGCACGCAAATTGCCCAGTCTGCCTGGAAGATATTCACACGAGCCGTATACCCTGTCACATTCCAAACTGCGGTCATTTACTGCATCGCACGTGTTTCGAGGAATTGTTACACTCAGGACATTATGCTTGCCCCATTTGTCAAGTATCGCTTCTAGATATGACTGACTTATGGCGATTTTTAGACATGGAAGTGTCGTTGACACCGATGCCAGAAGAGTACAGAGATTACAAAGTCGAGATTCTGTGCAAAGACTGTCACGAA GAATCGACGGTAAAATTTCACGTTGTAGGATTGAAGTGTttaaattgtgggagttataacaCTTGCAGGGTCAAAGGCTCCCCTTCACCGG ACGAAGGGAGACGAAGAGAAATCGCCACGCCAGACTCCGAGTATTAA
- the Rchy1 gene encoding ring finger and CHY zinc finger domain containing 1 isoform X1, with protein MGKRRRRRRKRQEFKVQDDMENDEARSVAERASTSKEESSAPGTANDNYGCEHYKRKSKFVTPCCNKVYTCRFCHDKRETHTVNRKEVTELICVLCDTRQPVQATCQNCHCRFGKYTCLECNLFDDEDKNQYHCDGCGICRVGGRDRFFHCAKCNMCLPIQLQNGHTCVENVSHANCPVCLEDIHTSRIPCHIPNCGHLLHRTCFEELLHSGHYACPICQVSLLDMTDLWRFLDMEVSLTPMPEEYRDYKVEILCKDCHEESTVKFHVVGLKCLNCGSYNTCRVKGSPSPADEGRRREIATPDSEY; from the exons ATGGGAAAAAGGAGGCGGCGGCGGAGAAAGAGGCAGGAATTTAAGGTACAAGACGACATGGAGAACGACGAAGCGCGATCCGTCGCCGAACGTGCGTCGACGTCCAAGGAGGAATCGTCCGCCCCCGGCACCGCCAACGACAATTACGGCTGCGAGCACTACAAGCGAAAGTCGAAGTTCGTG ACGCCCTGCTGCAACAAGGTATACACGTGTCGGTTCTGCCACGACAAGCGGGAGACGCACACGGTCAACAGGAAAGAAGTCACGGAACTGATATGCGTCTTGTGCGACACTCGTCAGCCGGTGCAAGCCACCTGCCAAAACTGTCACTGTCGATTCGGCAAATACACGTGCCTCGAATGCAATCTGTTCGACGACGAGGACAAGAATCAATACCATTGCGACGGCTGCGGGATATGCAGGGTCGGCGGTCGCGACCGATTTTTCCACTGTGCCAAGTGCAACATGTGTTTGCCGATTCAGTTACAAAATGGACACACG tgtgtggaAAATGTGTCGCACGCAAATTGCCCAGTCTGCCTGGAAGATATTCACACGAGCCGTATACCCTGTCACATTCCAAACTGCGGTCATTTACTGCATCGCACGTGTTTCGAGGAATTGTTACACTCAGGACATTATGCTTGCCCCATTTGTCAAGTATCGCTTCTAGATATGACTGACTTATGGCGATTTTTAGACATGGAAGTGTCGTTGACACCGATGCCAGAAGAGTACAGAGATTACAAAGTCGAGATTCTGTGCAAAGACTGTCACGAA GAATCGACGGTAAAATTTCACGTTGTAGGATTGAAGTGTttaaattgtgggagttataacaCTTGCAGGGTCAAAGGCTCCCCTTCACCGG CAGACGAAGGGAGACGAAGAGAAATCGCCACGCCAGACTCCGAGTATTAA